The genomic region CAGGGGGATAAATGGGATCGTGATTTGTTCGAGAATCATTTGATGGGTTACACGATGCGAACCGATCGCTATCGACTTGTGGTATGGAAAGACACCGAACACCCCGACGCTGTTCCGGTCGACGTCGAGCTCTACGATCACGTGGAAGACCCAAATGAAACGGTAAATATTGCCGACAAATCGCCTGAACAGGTCGCAAAATTGCTGCAACAATTCAATGCCGGCTGGAAGGGAAATCGACCTTCGAGCCGTCAATAACCGGCGTTCCAGAAATCGAATGAATGTTTCGCCGATCGCGGACTCCGCTCGCATTCGGTCTGCATGCAATCTTTCGACCAAACGAGTCCGGCAGTAAAAACGTCATCCAAGTTTTTGCCGCAATGTTTTTCATTTGCTGTAAGGGGGGATGCGATTTTCAAGTAGTTCCCTACAAATAAGACTCGAATCCGCGCCCACCGAAGCCACGGCGGTAGATTGGGCATCAGGGGGGCGATCTTTGATATGAACATTAAAAACTTCTAGGAGACTCCGATGAAAAGCTACTTGATCGATTCTGACAAAGGCATTGATGCGATCCAAAAAGTGGACGTCACCGAGGTGAGCCCGGGGGCCGGCGAAGTCAAAGTCAAGATGAAGGCGGCATCGTTGAACTACCGCGATCTGATCGTCGCTGGCGGAGGATACATTCGCAACGACACGCGGCCCGTGGTCCCGTTGTCCGATGGCGCGGGCGAGGTGACCGAGGTTGGCGCGGGCGTCACACGATGGAAGGTCGGTGATCGGGTCAGCCCGATTTTTATGCGTGATTGGATCGACGGCGCGGTTGATAGCGCCAAGTTGAAAACCGGTTTAGGGGGCGGCGTCGATGGAGTGCTTGCCGAATCGATGATCGTGCGTGAGCAGTCGTTGGTGGCGATTCCCGATGGGATGTCCTTCGCGGAAGCTGCCGCCGTGCCTTGCGCCGGCGTCACGGCATGGCATGCGTTATTCGAATCAGGAAATTTGCAGCCGGGGCAAACCGTGCTGTTGTTGGGAACCGGCGGCGTGTCGATTTTTGCACTGCAACTTGCAAAAGCCGCAGGAGCCCGCGTGATCATCACGTCGTCAAGCGACGAAAAGATCGAACAAGCCACCGCGATGGGCGCGGACATGTCCGTCAACTATTCCAAACATCCCGAATGGCACAAACATGTACACGACTTGACCGGCGGTAACGGCGTCGACCATGTGGTCGAAGTGGGAGGTCCGGGAACCCTCGAACGTTCGATCAAATCTGCTGGCGTCGGCGGCCATGTCCACTTGATCGGTGTACTCGATTCACCCGGGGCCAAAATCAGTCCGATGTTGAGCGTGTTTAATCTGTTGACCATTCGCGGTATCTATGTCGGCAGTCGCCAGATGCATCAGCGAATGCTCGCGGCAATGACGGTCAATCAAATTGCTCCGGTGATCGACAAAACGTTTTCGTTCGACGATGCCATCGCAGCCTACCACTACTTTGCGTCGCAAAAGCATGTTGGCAAGGTCGTCATCGAATTCTAGGAATGACCGTGACGGCCGCGGACGCACTGAAAACAGTCGCCCTGGCGTCAGACCGTTCCAACGCGTCGAGCATCTTTGTATAAGATAGACGTTCATGCTTCCCAACTCACCAGCATATTACACGTCTATCTTTAACAAATATGAAATACTCGCCCTGTCTTGTCCTAGGTTTGTTCGTTCTCGCATTGGCCAGTCCGCAACACGCATCCGCCGCAACTCAACGCAATTTTGTGTTTATTTTGGTGGACGACCTCGGTTGCAAGGACCTTGGCTACGCGGGCAGCACGTTTCATGAAACGCCGCACATTGATGCATTGGCGGCGTCGGGAATGCGATTCGACCAAGGTTATGCTGCATGCCAAGTTTGTAGTCCGTCGCGCGCCAGTATCATGTTAGGCAAAGCAACGCCTCGACACGGGATCACCGATTGGATCGGCGCGGCAAGCGGCATGAAGTGGAACCGTGACGATCGTGTTCTGCCCGCCGAATACGAGCATGCTCTGCCCAAGCAAGACACGACGCTGGCCGAAGCCTTTCGTGAAGCGGGCTACACCACATTTTTTGCCGGCAAATGGCATCTTGGAACCAAGGGATCATGGCCCGAAGATCATGGTTTCATGATCAACAAAGGCGGCTGGGATGTCGGCAGTCCCAAGGGTGGCTACTTTGCACCATGGGAAAACCCGCGACTCGAAAGCGGCCCCGATGGTGAATCACTGACGTTGCGATTGGCCGAAGAAACGGCATCGTTCATCCAGTCGAGCCAAGACAAGCCGTTCTTGGCGTATCTATCGTTCTACACCGTTCACGGGCCAATCCAAACGACCGAAGAACTGTGCAATAAATACCGCGACAAGGCCGAAAAGATGGGGCTAACCGACAACGAGTCTCGCTTTACGCTGCAACGTCGTCTGCCGGTACGGCAGGTCCAGGACAACCCGATTTACGCCGGCATGGTAGAAACGCTTGACAACGCCGTCGGAATTGTCATGCAGAAATTGAAGGAAACAGGACTCGACAAAAACACCGTCGTCATCTTTACCTCCGACAATGGTGGGGTTTCCTCGGGGGATGCCTTTTCAACAAGTCTATTGCCGTTTCGTGGCGGCAAAGGAATGCAGTGGGAAGGCGGGATACGTGAACCCTATATCATTCATGTTCCGGGCATGACCCAATCGGGTTCCTCTACCGATACACCGGTAATCGGAATGGATTTCTATCCGACGATGTTGGAATTGGCAGGGCTGCCGCTGCGTCCCGAGCAACACGTCGACGGCGTTAGTTTGGTGCCGGTATTGAAGGGCGACTCCATCGCTGACCGGGATTTGTTTTGGCACTACCCTCACTACGGCAATCAAGGGGGTGAGCCATCGTCAATCATCCGCAGCAAAGACTGGAAACTGATTCACTATTACGAGGATGGTCGCAACGAGTTGTACAACTTGGCCAATGACGAAAGTGAACAGACCGACGTCGCGACAAAGCACCCCGAACGTGTCGCGGAAATGTCCAAGCGGCTCGAGGGTTGGCTGGCCGAGACCGGAGCCAAAATCCCTCAACCCGATCCACGGTTCACGCAAGCGAAGTTCGACGCGAAAATGAAGAACGTCCGCGAGAAGTTAATGCCAAGGCTCGAAAAACAACACGCCGACTATCTCGACAAAAGCAAGAAGCCCAGCCCCAATTGGTGGGGCAGCGCCAAGGATTGATGCAGTGTGGATGAATCGCGCGCGTAGCAGAACTTGTAGCGAAACTCGCCAAGAGTTTCGGACCGGGACAACCAGCGTCTCATCAACGGGATTTGTCGAAATCGGATCAGGAACAACGTCATCGTTGAATGATCCGAAAACAGATCGTCTCGCCCGCGATCTTGACACTCAAAAGCCTTCGCGACGTTTTGCGACGCGACGATTCATGGTTCTTGACGGTAATAATCCAACAACGAATACAGTTCATCGCGCGTCTGCATTTCATCGATCAACTCTTGTTGCGACCCAGTGGCACGGATCGTTTGATACACCCGAGCGGCAGCGGCGTTCATCGCTCGGAATGCTGTCAGCGGATAGAGCACTAATTTGACGCCCGCTTCACGAAGTGCGTCGATGCTGAACAGCGGCGTCACACCGAATTCGGTCAGATTTGCCAGTACGGGCACCGAGACGGATTCGGTGAAACGAAGGTAGTCTTCGAGCGATGGGATTGCCTCGGCAAAGATCATGTCCGCGCCGACATCCACGTAGCGATTCGCTCGCTCGATCGCCGCCGCGATGCCTTCGACCGCGACCGCGTCGGTGCGTGCCATGATGACAAAGCTAGCGTCGGTTCGCGAATCGAGCCCTGCTTTTAAACGGTCAAGCATCTCCGCCGTTGTCACGAGCTGTTTTCCGGGACGATGCCCACACCGCTTGGCATCCACCTGGTCCTCCAGATGCATTCCTGCGGCACCAGCACGCGTCAACTCGCGAACCGTTCGCTCGATCATCAGCGAGCTGCCCCAACCGGTATCGGCATCAACCAATAGCGGCACGTCGACCGCCGCGGTGATTCGCCTCGTGTCTTCCAAAACGTCTTGCAATGTGGTTACGCCCAAATCGGGCAATCCGTGCGATGCACTGGAAACCCCCGATCCCGACAAATAGATCGCACGAAACCCAGCCTGGCGTGCCAATAGTGCGGTAATGGCATTGATCGTGCCGGCGATCTGCAGCGGACGCTCCTGGTCAACCGCTGCACGTAATCGGGCACCCGCGGTGGAAGGCTCGGGTTTTGCCATGATGCGTGCTTTCAATGAGGGACCAATGGAAGTGAGGCGACAACGCTGTGAAAGCTTCTCCGCCGCCCGCGTCGATAATTGCGTATAATCAATTGTATCACTAGCGGGAAGGAGTATCGTGATGGCGACTGTTTCCACTGATCCCACAAACTCGCGGGCCACGTTAAGCGGCGTCCCCGTCAAGCCGGTGTATTGCGAAGATGACTTGGCCGATTGGGATCCCGAAACGCAACTAGGGCGACCAGGCCAATTTCCCTACACTCGCGGCATCCACGAATCGATGTACCGTGGCCGTTTGTGGACGATGCGTCAATTTGCCGGTTTTGGTCGGCCATGTGATACCAATCGCCGTTTTCATTTTCTACTCGAGCAAGGACAAACGGGACTCAGCACGGCATTCGATTTGCCAACCTTGATGGGCATCGACAGCGATGACCCACGATCACTCGGCGAGGTCGGCAGACTCGGAGTCGCGGTCGATACAGTCGACGACTTGTTCGCCTTGTTCGACGGAATCGACCTCACCCAAGTGTCGGTGTCGATGACCATCAATGCACCGGCGATCGTGGTCATGGCGTTCTATTTGTCGGCCGCACGACAACGCGAATGCGATTGGCGGAAACTGCGAGGCACCATCCAGAACGATATTTTGAAAGAATTTCACGCTCAGAATGAGTATGTGTTTCCACCCGAGCCTTCGGTCGGATTGGTCGTTGATTTGATTGAGTTTTGTTCGCAACATGTCCCCCAGTGGAACACGGTTTCGATCAGCGGGTATCACATCCGCGAAGCCGGTTCGACGGCGGCACAAGAATTGGCGTTCACGTTGGCTGATGGCGAACACTACGTTCAACAGTGTTTGAAACTTGGGCTCGATATCGATTCATTCGCTCCCCGATTAAGCTTCTTTTTCAACGCGCACAACGATTTGTTTGAAGAGGTTGCGAAATACCGCGCCGCTCGCCGTTTGTGGGCGAATCGCATGCGAGATCGATACGGAGCCAAAACCGAAGCTTCCTGCAAATTGCGTTTTCACGCTCAAACCGCAGGCTGTTCATTACAGGCAGTGCAGCCCGAGATCAATTTGGTCCGCGTCGGCTATCAAGCTCTCGCCGCCGCACTGGGAGGTTGTCAATCGCTGCATACCAATTCGATGGACGAGACGTTTGCGCTGCCTAGTGAGCATGCCGCCACGCTCGCGCTGCGGACTCAGCAGGTATTGGCGTCGGAAACTGGCGTGACCAACACGGCGGACCCGCTTGGTGGCAGCTATTTTGTTGAATCGTTGACGCAGCAGATGGTCTCGGCCGCCGAGGACTACTTTGACAAGATTGAAGAACAGGGCGGCATGATTCCTGCGGTCAATAACGGCTTCTTCCGCCGCGAAATTGCGGAATCCGCCTTCGCTTATCAACAAGCCATTGACTCCGGTGCGAACGTGGTCGTCGGTGTCAATGCATTCCAGTCATCCACCGAACCCGAAATCGCGTTGATGCAGTTTGACGAATCGACTGAATCCGCACAAATTGCGAACCTGCAGAGAGTCAAGGCAGCCCGCAGCGACCAGGACGTCGCTCGTTCCCTGACTCGACTGAAGCGTGCGGCCAAAGCCCGCCAGAACGTGATGCCGGCGCTGTTGCAATGTGCCGATGATCGAGTCACCGTGCAAGAATGTATGGATGCCATGGCCGAAGTGTATGGACGTTTCCGCTCCGACGCTAATTGGTGAGGTGTAAGTCTGATGACGCTAGCTCCATCGGGCAGCCAACGCCCTGACATTCGTTCCACGAGTCCCAAACGGATCTTGCTTGCCAAAGTTGGACTCGACGGCCATGACCGCGGAGTCAAAGTGGTCGCTCGTGGATTACGCGACGCCGGGTTCCATGTGATCTACAGCGGATTGTGGCAGTCGATCGACGCGGTAGCCGAGGCGGCTCAGGACGAAGATGTCGATTGGTTGGGCGTCAGCATCCTTAACGGTGCCCACATGACGCTCGTTCCTGCACTGCTACAAGAGCTACATCGCCGCGATCTGGATCATATCGGCGTTATCGTCGGCGGGATCCTTCCGCAACAAGATCAACAGAAATTAATCGATCTCGGAGCTCGCGGTTGTTTTGGTCCCGGTACATCCATCGAGACGATTGTGCAATTCCTCAGCTAGGCCCACACCACCATGTCGCATCTCTCGCTACGCAACGACATTGCCACCTTGGTCGAACGTCTCCGTGGGGGCGACCGATGGTCATTGGCGAGATTGTTGACGCTAGCGGCTTCGCCTGAGCTGCATTCACATTTGATGGATCACCTCGAAAACAGTACCGCGTCGACCGACCAAATCAGTCCTACACCGGTCATCGCGGTTACCGGAAGTGCGGGCGTTGGCAAAAGCAGCTTGTTGTGCCGGTTGTCAGCTGCGTTTGCAGAACATGGCTACTATGTCGGCGTGCTTGCCTGTGATCCTGAGAGCCCGCTTAGCGGAGGTGCCGTGCTTGGAGATCGCTGCCGTATTGCAGCCGGAGCGACTTCACCCACGATGTCCCATCGCGTGTTCATTCGGAGCGTCTCCACCGAATCGGGCACGCAAGGTGTCGCAGGCAATCTTTCCGTGATGCTGCGGATCATGCAAGCGTTTGGCTTTGACCGTATCTTTGTCGAGACCGTGGGCAGCGGGCAAGGCGACGTGGCGATCCGAGAATTGGCCGATGGTGTCGTCTTGGTGGTCCAGCCACAAACCGGTGACGCCCTGCAATGGGAAAAGGCAGGCGTGCTGGAGATCGCCGATGTGATCGTGGTCAACAAAGGTGACCTGGCGGGCGCAGACCAAACCGTTGCCGACATCCATGCACAACGGCCGACCAAGATGGGTCGCGACGTCCCTGTGATAAAGATTTCTACGAACTGCGGAACCGGCATCGACGATCTTTGCAACGCAATCATCCCGCTTACCATCGTCGTTCGTTCTGATCGTGGAGCGATCAACGATAAAAAATCCAGTCACATTCCTAGGTCATCGATGTCATCTTCGAAACACCAAACTGATTCGTTACTCGAACAGATTGCCGATTATGTCTGCGGACCTGCAAACTTTGCTGACGAGGCTTGGTCGACCGCGCGGTTATGTTTGCAAGACAGTCTCGGATGCGGATTGTTGGCGCTGAATTATCCTCAGTGCACAAAGTTGCTTGGTCCGGTTGTTCCCGGCGCCACGCTCGCCGGCGGAGCTCGAGTGCCCGGCACTTCCTACGAACTGGATCCCGTCACCGCCGCATTTAATGTGGGCTGCATCATTCGCTGGCTCGATTACAACGATACATGGTTGGCGGCCGAGTGGGGACATCCGTCGGATAATTTCGGCGGGATCCTGGCCGTCGCCGACTACCGCAGCCGCCACGGCCACGCCATCATGGTACGCGATGTCCTTGCGGCGGCAATCAAAGCGTACGAGATCCAAGGCGTGATCGCCCTTGAAAATGCGTTCAACCGAGTTGGACTTGATCACGTGCTGCTGGTGCGAGTGGCCACGACGGCCGTCGTCACTGAAATGTTGGGCGGTTCCCGTGAACAAATCGTCAACGCCGTCAGCAACGCTTGGATCGACGGCGGGGCACTTCGGACCTATCGACACGCACCGAATACCGGTTCACGCAAAAGTTGGGCGGCAGGCGATGCAACCCGTCGCGGCGTGCAACTTGCTGTATGGGCGATGACGGGCGAAATGGGTTACGCCACTGCATTGACCGCAGCACACTGGGGGTTCCAAGACGTGTTGTTCGACGGGCGGACGATCCAGCTTACCAGGCAACTGCAAGACTACGTGATGCAGAACATCTTGTTCAAAGTCGCTTTTCCCGCCGAGTTTCATGCCCAAACCGCCGCAGAAGCCGCAATCACCCTGCACCGCCAAATCGGAGATCGCTGGGACCAGATCGATCGCATTCGTATCGAAACCCAAGAACCAGCGATGCGGATCATCAACAAAGCGGGCCCACTCACCAACCCCGCCGATCGCGATCATTGTCTGCAGTACATCACCGCGGTGGCGTTGTTGCACGGTCGCCTGGATTCCGATCACTATGAACAAGCAACCGCGGACGATTCTCGAATCGACCCGCTACGCCAACGCATGCAAGTGATCGAGCACCCTCAATATACCGCCGATTACCTTGATCCGGAAAAACGATCGATCGCAAATTCCGTCCAAGTCTTTTTCCGTGACGGCACTCACACGGAGCGAATCGAAGTTGAATTTCCACTCGGTCACCGCCGACGCCGACTAGAAGCGAGACCGCGACTGCAAGAAAAATTCCGTCTCAACGCAGCGACCCGGTTCCCTCGGGATCGCGTGGACTTGTTGGCATCACAGTTTGAAAGTAACTCGATCGACGAGCTACCGGTGAGTGAATATCTGGATAAGTTTGTTGAATGAGCAATTGAAACATACAATACAACGTGTGCGATACGCATCCAGCGTGCGATCGAAGCGGCGCAGCGGGACCGATCGGATGTCGCGTTGTGGGTGACGAAACACTCTGATGCGTCATGGGGATAATGGACACGCATCAATCGTTGCCGTGCACTTCGTGACGCTCGGGAACATGATTCGTTGTGGTAGCAATGTCTTAGCCAGGAGAAATCGGTGCCAACGTTGCGGGAGCTTACCGACGCTTTGATTCGCCAGGAGCAGACGCTTCGGCAGGGCGGCGGTGAAGAAGGGCAACAGCGGCAATTGCGACACGGACGCTTGCCCGTGCGGAGCCGTTTAGAGTTACTATTGGACAAGGATTGTCCGTTTTTCGAACTCGGTTTATGGGCCGCCCATGGAATGTACGAAGAATGGGGCGGCGTGCCGGCGGCCGGACTTGTCACCGGAATAGGTTACGTCGCTGGCCGAGCCTGCTTGATTGCCGCTAATGACGCCACCGTCAAAGCGGGCGCGATGTTCCCGCAGTCGGTCAAGAAGTTATTGCGAGCTCAGAAGATTGCCGCCCAGTTTCGTTTGCCGTTAATCTACTTGGTCGATTCCGCAGGGGTGTTTTTGCCGCTGCAAGACGAGGTGTTTCCCGACGAAGACGATTTTGGTCGGATCTTCCGAAACAATGCCGTACTGTCTGCCGCCGGGATTCCTCAGTACGCCGCCGTGATGGGCAACTGCGTCGCCGGCGGTGCCTATTTGCCGGTGCTTTGTGACAAGATGTTGATGACCGATGGCAGTCAACTCTGTTTGGCAGGGCCTGCACTCGTCAAGGCCGCAATCGGACAAACCGTGGACCCCGAGGATCTCGGGGGCGCATCAATGCATTCAGCGATCAGCGGCACGGTGGACTTTCACGAACCCGACGATCCCGCTTGCTTGAAGCGTTTGCGGTCATTAGTCGAACTGTTGCCGGAAACCACCAAGCGCGTTGTCGAGACGGAGGTCGAATCCGATTCGCGTTTTTATGACATTGTTTCCGGCGAGGGACGAGAAGAGTATGACGTTCGCGACCTATTGCGACTGATCGTGGACAACGACACATTGCAAGAATACAAATCCGAATTTGGACAAACGCTGGTGACCGCATTCGCCAAGATTGGATCGCATGCAATCGGCATTGTGGCAAACCAAAAACGCCGCTGTCGAACCGCGAGCGGCGAAATCCAAGTTGGCGGAGTGATCTATCCCGACGCCGCAGACAAGGCCGCTCGTTTTGTGATGGACTGCAACCAGACCAAGCTGCCGCTGCTGTTCATTCAAGACGTCCAAGGATTCATGGTCGGGATGCAGGCAGAGCAATCGGGGATCATTCGCGCGGGGGCTAAATTAGTCAATGTTGTCAGCAATTCGGTCGTGCCAAAATTGACGGTCATTGTTGGCGGATCCTATGGCGCAGGACACTATGCGATGTGCGGCAAAGCCTACGATCCCGCATTGATCTTAGCCTGGCCGTCGGCCAAGTACGCGGTCATGGGCGGCAACCAAGCGGCCGAAACGCTACTGGCACTGCAACTGCGTGAATCACAGCGGGCGGGACGAACACTGCAGCCAAACGAAGTCTCTGAGTTACGGCAATCGATCCAGACACGATACCAAGAACAAACCGACATCCGCTTTGGCGCCGCTCGCGGATGGGTCGATGCGATCATCGTCCCTTGCGAAACCAAATTGTGGTTGCATACCGCTTTGGAATTGCTGCCTGATACTGAGAATCGTGATTTTCGAACAGGAGTCCTGCAGGTTTAGAAATAGCGGCTCTGTGCACCACACAGACAAAGTCATTCCCCAACAATGGATCTCTACTCATGGTTCGCTCGGTACGCATTGGCAACGCACAAGCCTTCTGGGGCGACCGTAGCACTGCGGCATCCGAAATGCTGGCCCTGGAACCCGAGCTCGGTTTTCTGACGCTTGATTATCTCGCCGAAGTTTCGATGTCGATTCTCGCGTCGCAGCGACAACGAGATCCCCAATCCGGTTACGCAGCCGATTTTGTCGATGTCATCCGTTCCCTGGTTCCCTACTGGGCTGCCGGCGGGACCTGTCGCGTGATCGCCAACGCCGGGGGACTCAATCCGATGGCATGTGCTCACGCATGCCGCGACGTCATCGAGTCGACCGGTTGCCCAGCGCTACGTATCGGTGTCGTCACTGGCGATGATGTCTTAATCCCACTTCGCAGCGCCACCGAATCGCAAGTAAACAAACCGTTTGCCAATTTGGATACTGGCGTCGCGATTGACAGCATCCGCGATCGCCTTGTCACCGCCAATGCCTATCTAGGTGCTGCCCCGATTGCCGAAGCACTGGACACACAGGCCAACATCGTCATCACCGGCCGCGTTGCCGATCCGTCAATGGTCGTTGCCGCATGCATGCATCATTTTGAATGGACCGACAACGACCTCGACCGCCTAGCGGGCGCGACTGTCGCAGGCCATTTGATTGAATGCGGCACGCAAGTCACCGGGGGAATCTGCACCGATTGGCTTGAGGTTCCCAACCCGTCGCGTCTCGGTTTTCCGATCGTCGAAGTGGCCGACGATGGCACCTGCATCGTGACAAAGCCGACCGACACCGGCGGCCACGTGACTGTGCACACCGTCAAAGAGCAACTCGTCTATGAAATCGGTGATCCGGATCACTATCTCAGTCCCGACGTCACGGTCTCATTCACGGAGTTGCAGGTGGACGAAGCATCCACCGATCGCGTGCGTGTATGGGGAGCGATCGGTAGGCCTCGTCCTGCACAGTACAAAGTCAGCGCAACGTATCGAGACGGCTTTCGATCGGCGGGAATGCTGACCATCGTGGGGCGTAATGCAAAACAGAAAGCGATGCGAGCTGGTGAAA from Novipirellula caenicola harbors:
- a CDS encoding NAD(P)-dependent alcohol dehydrogenase encodes the protein MKSYLIDSDKGIDAIQKVDVTEVSPGAGEVKVKMKAASLNYRDLIVAGGGYIRNDTRPVVPLSDGAGEVTEVGAGVTRWKVGDRVSPIFMRDWIDGAVDSAKLKTGLGGGVDGVLAESMIVREQSLVAIPDGMSFAEAAAVPCAGVTAWHALFESGNLQPGQTVLLLGTGGVSIFALQLAKAAGARVIITSSSDEKIEQATAMGADMSVNYSKHPEWHKHVHDLTGGNGVDHVVEVGGPGTLERSIKSAGVGGHVHLIGVLDSPGAKISPMLSVFNLLTIRGIYVGSRQMHQRMLAAMTVNQIAPVIDKTFSFDDAIAAYHYFASQKHVGKVVIEF
- a CDS encoding sulfatase, producing MKYSPCLVLGLFVLALASPQHASAATQRNFVFILVDDLGCKDLGYAGSTFHETPHIDALAASGMRFDQGYAACQVCSPSRASIMLGKATPRHGITDWIGAASGMKWNRDDRVLPAEYEHALPKQDTTLAEAFREAGYTTFFAGKWHLGTKGSWPEDHGFMINKGGWDVGSPKGGYFAPWENPRLESGPDGESLTLRLAEETASFIQSSQDKPFLAYLSFYTVHGPIQTTEELCNKYRDKAEKMGLTDNESRFTLQRRLPVRQVQDNPIYAGMVETLDNAVGIVMQKLKETGLDKNTVVIFTSDNGGVSSGDAFSTSLLPFRGGKGMQWEGGIREPYIIHVPGMTQSGSSTDTPVIGMDFYPTMLELAGLPLRPEQHVDGVSLVPVLKGDSIADRDLFWHYPHYGNQGGEPSSIIRSKDWKLIHYYEDGRNELYNLANDESEQTDVATKHPERVAEMSKRLEGWLAETGAKIPQPDPRFTQAKFDAKMKNVREKLMPRLEKQHADYLDKSKKPSPNWWGSAKD
- the prpB gene encoding methylisocitrate lyase codes for the protein MAKPEPSTAGARLRAAVDQERPLQIAGTINAITALLARQAGFRAIYLSGSGVSSASHGLPDLGVTTLQDVLEDTRRITAAVDVPLLVDADTGWGSSLMIERTVRELTRAGAAGMHLEDQVDAKRCGHRPGKQLVTTAEMLDRLKAGLDSRTDASFVIMARTDAVAVEGIAAAIERANRYVDVGADMIFAEAIPSLEDYLRFTESVSVPVLANLTEFGVTPLFSIDALREAGVKLVLYPLTAFRAMNAAAARVYQTIRATGSQQELIDEMQTRDELYSLLDYYRQEP
- a CDS encoding acyl-CoA mutase large subunit family protein, translated to MATVSTDPTNSRATLSGVPVKPVYCEDDLADWDPETQLGRPGQFPYTRGIHESMYRGRLWTMRQFAGFGRPCDTNRRFHFLLEQGQTGLSTAFDLPTLMGIDSDDPRSLGEVGRLGVAVDTVDDLFALFDGIDLTQVSVSMTINAPAIVVMAFYLSAARQRECDWRKLRGTIQNDILKEFHAQNEYVFPPEPSVGLVVDLIEFCSQHVPQWNTVSISGYHIREAGSTAAQELAFTLADGEHYVQQCLKLGLDIDSFAPRLSFFFNAHNDLFEEVAKYRAARRLWANRMRDRYGAKTEASCKLRFHAQTAGCSLQAVQPEINLVRVGYQALAAALGGCQSLHTNSMDETFALPSEHAATLALRTQQVLASETGVTNTADPLGGSYFVESLTQQMVSAAEDYFDKIEEQGGMIPAVNNGFFRREIAESAFAYQQAIDSGANVVVGVNAFQSSTEPEIALMQFDESTESAQIANLQRVKAARSDQDVARSLTRLKRAAKARQNVMPALLQCADDRVTVQECMDAMAEVYGRFRSDANW
- a CDS encoding cobalamin B12-binding domain-containing protein encodes the protein MTLAPSGSQRPDIRSTSPKRILLAKVGLDGHDRGVKVVARGLRDAGFHVIYSGLWQSIDAVAEAAQDEDVDWLGVSILNGAHMTLVPALLQELHRRDLDHIGVIVGGILPQQDQQKLIDLGARGCFGPGTSIETIVQFLS
- a CDS encoding bifunctional 2-methylcitrate dehydratase/aconitate hydratase — encoded protein: MSHLSLRNDIATLVERLRGGDRWSLARLLTLAASPELHSHLMDHLENSTASTDQISPTPVIAVTGSAGVGKSSLLCRLSAAFAEHGYYVGVLACDPESPLSGGAVLGDRCRIAAGATSPTMSHRVFIRSVSTESGTQGVAGNLSVMLRIMQAFGFDRIFVETVGSGQGDVAIRELADGVVLVVQPQTGDALQWEKAGVLEIADVIVVNKGDLAGADQTVADIHAQRPTKMGRDVPVIKISTNCGTGIDDLCNAIIPLTIVVRSDRGAINDKKSSHIPRSSMSSSKHQTDSLLEQIADYVCGPANFADEAWSTARLCLQDSLGCGLLALNYPQCTKLLGPVVPGATLAGGARVPGTSYELDPVTAAFNVGCIIRWLDYNDTWLAAEWGHPSDNFGGILAVADYRSRHGHAIMVRDVLAAAIKAYEIQGVIALENAFNRVGLDHVLLVRVATTAVVTEMLGGSREQIVNAVSNAWIDGGALRTYRHAPNTGSRKSWAAGDATRRGVQLAVWAMTGEMGYATALTAAHWGFQDVLFDGRTIQLTRQLQDYVMQNILFKVAFPAEFHAQTAAEAAITLHRQIGDRWDQIDRIRIETQEPAMRIINKAGPLTNPADRDHCLQYITAVALLHGRLDSDHYEQATADDSRIDPLRQRMQVIEHPQYTADYLDPEKRSIANSVQVFFRDGTHTERIEVEFPLGHRRRRLEARPRLQEKFRLNAATRFPRDRVDLLASQFESNSIDELPVSEYLDKFVE
- a CDS encoding acyl-CoA carboxylase subunit beta, which translates into the protein MPTLRELTDALIRQEQTLRQGGGEEGQQRQLRHGRLPVRSRLELLLDKDCPFFELGLWAAHGMYEEWGGVPAAGLVTGIGYVAGRACLIAANDATVKAGAMFPQSVKKLLRAQKIAAQFRLPLIYLVDSAGVFLPLQDEVFPDEDDFGRIFRNNAVLSAAGIPQYAAVMGNCVAGGAYLPVLCDKMLMTDGSQLCLAGPALVKAAIGQTVDPEDLGGASMHSAISGTVDFHEPDDPACLKRLRSLVELLPETTKRVVETEVESDSRFYDIVSGEGREEYDVRDLLRLIVDNDTLQEYKSEFGQTLVTAFAKIGSHAIGIVANQKRRCRTASGEIQVGGVIYPDAADKAARFVMDCNQTKLPLLFIQDVQGFMVGMQAEQSGIIRAGAKLVNVVSNSVVPKLTVIVGGSYGAGHYAMCGKAYDPALILAWPSAKYAVMGGNQAAETLLALQLRESQRAGRTLQPNEVSELRQSIQTRYQEQTDIRFGAARGWVDAIIVPCETKLWLHTALELLPDTENRDFRTGVLQV
- a CDS encoding acyclic terpene utilization AtuA family protein, which produces MVRSVRIGNAQAFWGDRSTAASEMLALEPELGFLTLDYLAEVSMSILASQRQRDPQSGYAADFVDVIRSLVPYWAAGGTCRVIANAGGLNPMACAHACRDVIESTGCPALRIGVVTGDDVLIPLRSATESQVNKPFANLDTGVAIDSIRDRLVTANAYLGAAPIAEALDTQANIVITGRVADPSMVVAACMHHFEWTDNDLDRLAGATVAGHLIECGTQVTGGICTDWLEVPNPSRLGFPIVEVADDGTCIVTKPTDTGGHVTVHTVKEQLVYEIGDPDHYLSPDVTVSFTELQVDEASTDRVRVWGAIGRPRPAQYKVSATYRDGFRSAGMLTIVGRNAKQKAMRAGEMVLDRLRESGVDVRNHLIECLGSGACATGFNTANFVSTAKTFDEVVLRIAVEVDEQQDAQRFTREVMPLITAGPQGTTGYAEGRPRVHPVIRYWPCLIPRDEVQASVEIIETEAARKLTNAIWPRPTAYPSSSDPSIQNHLHDSEPTCLYDIAMARSGDKGTGANIGVIARKPSAWEFLRPWLTAERVAHYFSIQDVESVDRFELPKLQALNFVIRGILQQTLRTDAQGKTLGQILLEMPLPKSSPDTKNFTPRK